Proteins encoded within one genomic window of Paramisgurnus dabryanus chromosome 11, PD_genome_1.1, whole genome shotgun sequence:
- the LOC135729724 gene encoding 4-galactosyl-N-acetylglucosaminide 3-alpha-L-fucosyltransferase 9-like, giving the protein MAIMILNGALLYRLVIVVTIACLGSLFWFSYLNNCSPVQHPQQRPARPDLVKEEKPILLLWFWPENLLFNLSDCQTIFNIDSCFLTDNRSLYSNADAVLIYHKSINRDLSNLPPSPRPPFQKWIWFNLESPYHTAKKPGIENLFNHTLSYRQDADIFTRLHLTVRKTPDENFEIPKKEKLVCWFVSNKNGRERNAYYNELKKHIYVHMYGKVNGTRLEHKDYYSTMANCKFYLSFENSVYKDYITEKINGPLSVGTVPVVLGPPRKNYENFIPGDAFIHVQDFPDAKSLAEYLMRLDLDEVAYRRYFNWRRHFSPQRHLVQPQAFDLPICTACEYIATHKYYKEIHDLYKWYNN; this is encoded by the coding sequence atggcaatcatgattttaaatggagCTTTGCTGTATCGTCTGGTTATAGTGGTGACAATCGCATGTCTTGGGAGCTTGTTCTGGTTCTCATATCTCAACAACTGCTCACCAGTTCAACATCCTCAGCAGAGACCTGCGAGACCTGATCTAGTAAAGGAAGAGAAACCGATACTGTTGTTATGGTTCTGGCCTGAAAACCTCCTTTTTAACCTGAGTGATTGTCAAACAATTTTCAATATTGACAGTTGTTTTTTGACGGACAACAGATCTCTCTACAGCAACGCAGACGCTGTCCTCATCTATCACAAATCTATTAACCGGGATCTGTCCAACCTTCCACCATCTCCTCGCCCCCCATTCCAGAAGTGGATATGGTTTAACCTGGAATCACCatatcacactgcaaaaaaaccAGGCATTGAAAACCTGTTCAACCACACACTTAGCTACAGACAGGACGCTGATATTTTTACAAGGTTGCACTTAACTGTCAGAAAAACTCCTGATGAAAATTTTGAAATTCCCAAAAAGGAAAAATTGGTCTGTTGGTTTGTAAGTAACAAAAACGGCAGAGAGAGGAACGCTTATTATAATGAACTTAAGAAGCATATCTACGTACATATGTACGGGAAGGTTAATGGAACGCGCCTGGAGCACAAGGACTACTATTCCACCATGGCTAACTGCAAATTTTATCTCTCCTTTGAGAACTCCGTTTACAAGGACTACATCACTGAAAAGATTAATGGACCCCTGTCAGTAGGTACTGTACCTGTGGTGCTGGGACCTCCCAGAAAAAACTATGAAAACTTTATACCCGGTGATGCTTTCATCCATGTGCAAGACTTCCCAGATGCAAAGTCACTCGCAGAATATCTCATGCGTCTGGACCTGGACGAAGTCGCATATCGCAGGTACTTTAACTGGAGGAGACATTTCTCACCACAACGGCATTTAGTACAGCCACAAGCGTTTGATCTGCCCATCTGCACGGCCTGTGAATATATAGCAACACACAAATACTATAAAGAAATTCACGATCTCTATAAATGGTACAACAATTAA